The Methanobacterium lacus genome includes a region encoding these proteins:
- a CDS encoding YbhB/YbcL family Raf kinase inhibitor-like protein, which yields MSIKITSQKFKEGEEIPDRYACKGVNVSPPLEWSPVADAVKYAIICEDPDAAQGIWTHWVIFNIPGELHAVDEWIMEREETKNGAKQGLNDFGTVGYRGPCPPDGTHRYYYRIYALDSEIELPSMITRSQLKKAMEGHIIDEGSLMGRYTR from the coding sequence ATGTCAATAAAGATTACAAGCCAGAAATTTAAAGAAGGAGAAGAAATACCTGACAGATACGCATGTAAAGGGGTTAATGTTTCACCTCCACTTGAATGGAGCCCTGTTGCAGATGCTGTTAAGTATGCCATAATATGTGAGGATCCAGACGCAGCCCAAGGAATTTGGACCCACTGGGTAATTTTTAACATCCCTGGAGAACTCCATGCTGTTGATGAATGGATCATGGAAAGAGAAGAAACTAAAAACGGTGCTAAACAGGGTCTAAACGACTTTGGAACTGTGGGTTACAGGGGGCCATGCCCACCAGACGGAACTCACAGGTACTACTACAGAATTTATGCATTGGACTCTGAAATTGAGCTTCCATCAATGATAACACGCTCACAACTGAAGAAGGCAATGGAGGGTCATATCATTGATGAAGGCAGTTTGATGGGAAGATACACACGTTAA
- a CDS encoding ATPase, which yields MKLEVDYMVGVLENAIKPIIGNGSAEISNLDLTTELGFTIERVIYDGETNDLTIIAPDRPEKSAVIGKGGWVVGKLREALQVNNIHVDAYSDMMVRIYRMELALKKINSSKKILGEDTTPIKNLKNLLNLRINNLAKFNYLSEFEEGLKQLKLEGSQKKLEMEKDHKAIVALSGGVDSSFSLIVAKLLGFNPVAVTVDPGSIILPSYFKKNINGLTSKLNVPHEYLPVNMGEVIENSLEGKIHPCGKCSKTIEDSLLEYAEKSEIPFIIFGDFLATGSQSMVRLNGFWRLNLPAMLSATKGETRSVSGYFDVESVGGYGCPLLNEVHKLHPHMRRFSIQRVLRETRAGVLEPGQALNLITKAL from the coding sequence ATGAAGTTAGAAGTAGATTACATGGTGGGGGTGTTGGAAAATGCAATTAAACCAATCATTGGGAATGGGAGTGCAGAAATTTCAAACTTAGATCTGACCACTGAACTGGGATTTACAATTGAACGCGTTATATACGACGGAGAAACAAATGATCTCACCATTATTGCTCCGGATAGGCCTGAAAAATCAGCAGTAATTGGTAAGGGAGGTTGGGTTGTTGGAAAGTTAAGAGAAGCCCTCCAAGTGAACAACATACATGTAGATGCCTACTCTGATATGATGGTTAGAATTTACAGAATGGAACTAGCCCTTAAAAAAATTAACAGTTCAAAGAAAATATTGGGTGAGGATACAACACCTATCAAAAATCTTAAAAATCTACTAAATTTAAGAATAAACAATCTTGCAAAGTTCAATTACTTATCAGAATTTGAAGAAGGATTGAAACAGTTAAAGTTGGAAGGTTCACAAAAAAAATTGGAAATGGAAAAGGATCATAAAGCAATTGTTGCACTTTCTGGTGGGGTTGACAGCAGCTTTTCACTCATCGTTGCTAAACTTTTGGGATTCAATCCCGTGGCAGTGACAGTTGATCCTGGGAGTATTATTCTTCCGTCCTATTTTAAAAAGAATATAAACGGATTAACAAGTAAGTTAAATGTTCCCCACGAATATCTTCCCGTAAATATGGGGGAAGTTATAGAAAACTCCCTCGAAGGAAAAATACATCCTTGTGGTAAGTGCTCAAAAACCATAGAAGATTCTCTTTTAGAATATGCTGAAAAATCTGAAATTCCATTCATCATATTCGGAGACTTCCTTGCAACAGGATCACAATCCATGGTGCGTTTAAATGGCTTCTGGAGATTGAACCTACCTGCCATGCTATCTGCAACCAAGGGTGAAACTAGATCAGTTTCAGGATACTTCGATGTTGAGAGTGTCGGAGGATATGGATGTCCCTTACTAAACGAAGTTCACAAGTTACATCCACACATGCGCAGATTTTCCATACAAAGGGTACTTCGAGAAACACGTGCAGGTGTACTTGAACCTGGTCAAGCCTTAAACTTGATTACAAAAGCTTTATAA
- the argH gene encoding argininosuccinate lyase → MNLRSGRLKGKMTADAVSFTSSLEFDKRIFNADIKCNIAHTTMLKEQGIIPSEDADKIVEALQALEVEGINALEWDMSVEDIHMALENYVTNRIGEVAGFMHTGKSRNDQVATDLRLVLKEEIEIIEEDILKFLDTLIEMASIHTETIMVGYTHLQHAQPTTFAHHLLAYANEVKRDYERLNDAKKRVDLCPLGSAAMTGTGFNIDRERTAELLGFGGVMENSMDGVSSRDFMAETVFALAMMASNLSKISEELIVWSSYEFRLVEISDEYSSTSSIMPQKKNPDVAEISRGKTAVLYGELMTIMSILKALPHSYNRDLQEITPHLWNAVDIGRSMLNITCSMLGSIEFNSERGLELALANFSTATELADLMVREKKLPFRIAHQIVGRTVTKAIDNHIKPDEIDAKFLDEVAIEINGEKLGLDQKTVEKALNPVEIIKARDVLGGPSPTAVKKSISSLKNFIELQRNH, encoded by the coding sequence TTGAATCTTAGGTCTGGACGACTCAAAGGTAAAATGACTGCAGATGCAGTATCTTTTACCAGTTCCCTCGAATTTGATAAGAGAATTTTCAACGCAGATATCAAGTGCAATATTGCACACACCACCATGCTCAAAGAGCAGGGAATCATTCCTTCTGAAGATGCAGATAAAATTGTTGAGGCACTTCAAGCTCTTGAAGTTGAAGGCATCAATGCATTGGAATGGGATATGTCTGTTGAAGATATACACATGGCCCTTGAAAACTACGTTACAAACAGAATCGGAGAAGTTGCAGGTTTCATGCACACTGGTAAATCAAGAAACGACCAAGTTGCCACCGATCTAAGACTGGTTTTGAAGGAAGAAATTGAAATCATTGAAGAGGATATCTTGAAATTTTTAGATACCCTGATTGAAATGGCATCAATACACACCGAAACTATAATGGTGGGTTACACCCATCTGCAACATGCACAACCAACCACATTTGCACATCATCTTCTAGCCTATGCAAATGAAGTTAAAAGGGATTATGAAAGATTAAACGATGCTAAAAAACGTGTTGATCTCTGCCCTCTTGGATCCGCTGCAATGACTGGTACTGGATTTAATATCGACCGCGAAAGGACAGCTGAGTTATTAGGTTTTGGTGGAGTCATGGAGAACTCCATGGATGGAGTGAGTTCAAGGGATTTCATGGCTGAAACTGTGTTTGCCCTTGCAATGATGGCATCCAATCTAAGCAAGATCAGTGAAGAATTGATTGTATGGAGTAGTTATGAGTTTAGGTTGGTTGAAATATCGGACGAATACTCTTCAACCTCTTCAATAATGCCCCAGAAAAAAAATCCTGATGTTGCGGAAATTTCTCGTGGAAAAACAGCTGTGTTGTATGGAGAGCTCATGACGATCATGTCAATACTCAAAGCATTACCCCACAGCTACAACAGAGACCTTCAGGAAATAACACCTCACCTATGGAATGCTGTTGATATTGGACGTTCCATGCTGAATATCACATGTTCTATGTTAGGGTCAATTGAATTTAATTCTGAAAGGGGATTGGAACTGGCACTTGCAAACTTCTCAACAGCTACTGAACTTGCAGATCTGATGGTAAGGGAAAAAAAGTTACCATTTAGAATTGCACATCAAATAGTGGGAAGAACCGTCACCAAAGCCATTGATAACCATATTAAACCCGATGAAATTGATGCAAAATTCTTGGATGAAGTTGCCATTGAAATTAATGGAGAAAAACTTGGATTAGATCAGAAAACTGTTGAAAAAGCTTTAAATCCTGTTGAAATTATTAAAGCACGTGATGTTCTTGGAGGACCATCCCCAACCGCTGTCAAGAAATCTATTTCCAGTTTGAAGAATTTCATTGAGCTACAAAGAAATCATTAA
- a CDS encoding 30S ribosomal protein S27ae, with protein MKKFELYEVKDNKIIRKNPECVRCSHGVFMADHGDRYACGKCGYTQFKGKENKK; from the coding sequence ATGAAAAAATTTGAACTCTACGAAGTTAAAGATAACAAGATCATCAGAAAAAATCCAGAATGTGTAAGATGTTCCCACGGAGTTTTCATGGCTGACCATGGAGACAGATACGCCTGTGGAAAATGTGGATACACACAGTTTAAAGGTAAAGAAAACAAGAAATAA
- a CDS encoding 30S ribosomal protein S24e: MEINVNEKIENPLLNRTEIHFDCTYQGEATPKIMDVKNRLIATLDVDKNLLVVHNLKPSYGEGKAIGYAKIYDSEESLAKIEKDHVVKKNAAVVEEAEDEE; the protein is encoded by the coding sequence ATGGAAATCAATGTAAATGAAAAAATAGAAAATCCACTTTTAAACAGAACTGAAATACACTTTGACTGCACCTACCAGGGAGAAGCAACCCCTAAAATCATGGATGTTAAAAACAGACTTATAGCAACTTTGGATGTAGATAAAAACCTTCTCGTTGTTCACAACCTTAAACCATCCTACGGTGAAGGTAAGGCCATCGGATATGCAAAGATCTACGATTCTGAAGAAAGTTTAGCTAAAATTGAAAAGGATCATGTAGTTAAGAAGAATGCAGCAGTTGTTGAAGAAGCTGAAGATGAAGAATAA
- a CDS encoding GTP-dependent dephospho-CoA kinase family protein yields the protein MLILKQDMRSEFKKPIGTLFPTISDAKDSLDKKGEKGLLISIGDVTTRKMLDEGIIPDVGIVDNLIEREPSDYEICYDNVTLKTKNPPGTITDQMWKTIKEGFSLVEKAGYNVLIVVDGEEDLSAIPCMVMAPEGSIIFYGQPGEGVVLCEVDKTKEKAQDLIKKLEEA from the coding sequence GTGTTAATACTAAAACAGGATATGCGATCAGAGTTTAAAAAACCAATTGGAACTCTGTTTCCAACAATATCAGATGCAAAAGATTCTTTGGATAAAAAAGGAGAAAAAGGTCTTTTAATATCCATTGGAGATGTTACCACTCGTAAAATGCTTGATGAAGGTATAATTCCTGATGTGGGCATAGTTGATAATTTGATAGAAAGAGAACCATCAGATTATGAAATTTGTTACGATAACGTTACATTAAAAACAAAGAACCCCCCTGGAACCATAACAGATCAAATGTGGAAAACAATTAAGGAAGGATTCAGCCTGGTTGAAAAGGCCGGTTACAATGTACTCATAGTTGTTGATGGAGAGGAAGATCTTTCCGCAATTCCATGCATGGTTATGGCACCTGAAGGCTCCATAATATTTTATGGCCAGCCAGGAGAGGGAGTTGTACTTTGTGAAGTTGATAAAACAAAAGAAAAGGCACAAGACCTTATCAAAAAGTTAGAGGAGGCATAA
- the spt4 gene encoding transcription elongation factor subunit Spt4, translating into MVLKACTRCHRLMEEDRCAICNIASSKNWSGFLIVIDPDDSDIAKELNITLPGEYALRVR; encoded by the coding sequence ATGGTTTTAAAAGCATGCACTAGATGCCACAGGCTGATGGAAGAAGACAGATGTGCAATATGTAACATAGCATCTTCAAAAAACTGGAGCGGCTTTTTAATTGTTATTGATCCTGATGATTCAGACATCGCTAAGGAACTTAACATCACACTTCCTGGAGAGTATGCTCTGAGGGTTAGATAG
- a CDS encoding DNA-directed RNA polymerase has product MSKIEDTVRIPPNRFEDPLEDVAVEILNESYVGTIDKKLGLMVTVKEIEELGIGKVIMGDGAAYHDVVFNALFFKPELHEIVEGEVIEITEFGAFIRIGPMDGLVHVSQVTDDYINYDGKRGALMGKESKKTLEEGNNVRARIVALSLKGKSSKETKIGLTMRQPGLGRFEWIEQEKEKKPKKEKSATKGKK; this is encoded by the coding sequence ATATCCAAAATAGAAGACACTGTGAGAATTCCACCTAACAGGTTTGAAGATCCATTGGAAGACGTGGCTGTTGAAATATTAAATGAAAGCTACGTTGGAACGATCGACAAAAAACTTGGGTTGATGGTAACAGTAAAAGAAATAGAAGAGTTAGGCATTGGAAAGGTTATAATGGGTGATGGAGCAGCATATCATGATGTTGTTTTCAACGCACTTTTCTTCAAACCAGAACTCCATGAAATAGTCGAAGGAGAAGTCATAGAAATAACCGAATTCGGAGCATTTATCCGTATCGGACCTATGGATGGACTTGTGCACGTATCTCAAGTTACTGATGACTATATAAATTACGATGGAAAAAGAGGAGCATTGATGGGTAAAGAGTCTAAAAAAACTCTTGAAGAAGGTAACAATGTACGTGCAAGAATTGTTGCCCTAAGCCTCAAAGGAAAATCATCCAAAGAGACTAAAATAGGCCTTACAATGAGACAACCTGGTCTTGGAAGATTCGAATGGATCGAACAAGAAAAAGAGAAGAAACCAAAAAAAGAAAAATCTGCGACAAAGGGGAAGAAGTAG
- a CDS encoding inorganic diphosphatase: MNLWKDIPTGPSVPEVIYAVVEIPKGSRNKYEYDKDMEAFALDRVLYSPFHYPAEYGIIPQTLWDDGDPMDILVIMDEATFPGCVIETRPIGIMRMIDGGDSDDKVLGVPVNDPRFTDIKDISQLPKQYLDEIAHFFTDYKKLEGKKTEVLGWESAETAFEAIKHSIDLYKNL; encoded by the coding sequence ATGAATCTCTGGAAAGACATACCCACTGGACCATCGGTTCCAGAAGTGATTTACGCCGTTGTGGAAATTCCGAAAGGATCAAGAAACAAATATGAATATGATAAGGACATGGAAGCATTTGCACTTGACAGAGTTCTTTACTCTCCATTCCATTATCCTGCAGAGTATGGAATCATTCCCCAGACACTATGGGACGATGGCGATCCCATGGATATCTTGGTGATTATGGACGAAGCAACGTTCCCTGGATGTGTCATTGAAACCAGACCAATCGGAATCATGAGAATGATTGATGGTGGAGACAGTGACGATAAGGTTCTTGGAGTTCCAGTTAACGACCCTAGATTCACAGACATTAAAGATATCAGTCAACTACCAAAACAGTACCTGGATGAAATTGCACATTTTTTCACCGACTACAAAAAACTTGAAGGTAAAAAGACAGAAGTTTTAGGATGGGAAAGTGCTGAAACTGCATTTGAAGCCATAAAACATTCAATTGATCTTTACAAAAATCTCTAA
- a CDS encoding type II toxin-antitoxin system VapC family toxin, giving the protein MMAFQFNVDVVGELRNIIPSCRLIVPSTVLYELEGIKKRSKGKNKIAASIALKIAKTPPIEVKEMKLQTGETVDDSLLRVSMRSKILCTNDRELRNRAREIGINVIYLRQRKYLDVDGHIKR; this is encoded by the coding sequence ATGATGGCATTCCAGTTCAATGTGGATGTGGTGGGGGAACTCAGAAATATCATTCCTTCGTGCAGATTAATTGTTCCATCCACTGTTTTGTATGAACTGGAAGGTATAAAAAAACGATCTAAGGGTAAAAATAAAATTGCAGCATCAATTGCACTTAAAATTGCAAAAACTCCCCCAATTGAAGTTAAAGAAATGAAACTTCAAACAGGAGAAACAGTTGATGATTCCCTGCTCAGAGTTTCCATGAGATCGAAGATCCTTTGCACAAACGATCGCGAACTCAGAAACCGAGCACGTGAAATTGGTATAAATGTTATATATCTCCGTCAAAGAAAGTACCTTGATGTTGACGGACATATAAAACGCTGA
- a CDS encoding translation initiation factor IF-2 subunit gamma: MKIQSEINIGLVGHVDHGKTTLTKALSGIWTDTHSEETKRGISIRLGYADITFRRCTSCPAPQCFTTAEICSHCGEETSTLRKVSFVDSPGHETLMATMLSGAAIMDGAVLVIAANETCPQPQTKEHLMALDVIGVTDVIVVQNKIDIVSKERALESYKEIQEFVKGTCAENAPIIPVSAQQGANIDILIEVIQENIRTPRRSLRKSPRLFVARSFDTNKPGSSPDKIEGGVIGGSLIQGKLKVGDELEIKPGIQVKNKGKMEWMSLVSEITGLVGGGESVDEIGPGGLIGVGTKLDPALTKADSLSGSVAGKPGTLPPIMHDFTMRTHLLDRVVGTKEERKVEPIKSSELLMINIGTSTSVGVVTSARKNDVEVNLKLPVCAEEGQRVALSRRVGARWRLIGYGIIK, translated from the coding sequence GTGAAAATACAGTCTGAAATTAACATAGGGCTCGTGGGACATGTAGACCACGGCAAAACAACACTGACAAAAGCCCTATCTGGAATATGGACAGACACCCATAGTGAAGAGACAAAAAGAGGAATATCTATAAGGTTAGGTTACGCTGATATCACCTTCCGTAGATGTACCTCTTGTCCAGCTCCACAATGTTTCACAACTGCAGAGATCTGCAGTCACTGTGGAGAAGAAACCAGTACCCTTAGAAAGGTATCGTTCGTTGATTCACCTGGGCATGAAACATTGATGGCTACCATGCTTTCAGGAGCTGCCATAATGGATGGTGCTGTTTTAGTTATTGCTGCCAATGAAACATGCCCTCAGCCTCAAACCAAGGAACATTTAATGGCACTGGACGTTATTGGTGTAACAGATGTCATAGTTGTCCAAAACAAGATAGATATTGTTTCAAAAGAAAGGGCATTGGAAAGTTATAAGGAAATTCAGGAATTTGTAAAGGGAACTTGTGCTGAAAATGCACCGATAATACCTGTTTCTGCACAACAAGGTGCAAACATCGATATTTTAATCGAAGTTATCCAGGAAAACATCAGAACTCCTAGAAGATCACTTAGAAAATCTCCAAGATTGTTTGTGGCAAGATCGTTCGACACAAATAAACCTGGTTCCAGTCCAGACAAGATAGAAGGTGGAGTAATCGGTGGTTCACTCATTCAGGGAAAACTCAAAGTTGGAGATGAACTTGAAATAAAACCCGGAATACAGGTGAAGAACAAGGGTAAGATGGAATGGATGAGTCTGGTTTCAGAAATCACAGGACTCGTAGGTGGAGGAGAATCTGTCGATGAAATAGGTCCTGGAGGACTTATAGGTGTGGGAACCAAACTTGACCCTGCATTAACCAAAGCAGACTCTTTATCAGGATCCGTGGCTGGAAAACCAGGAACATTACCTCCAATCATGCATGACTTCACAATGAGAACCCATCTACTTGACAGGGTAGTTGGTACCAAGGAAGAACGTAAAGTCGAACCTATAAAATCATCTGAATTGTTGATGATAAACATAGGTACATCAACATCTGTTGGTGTTGTTACTAGTGCAAGGAAAAACGATGTTGAAGTCAATCTCAAATTACCTGTTTGTGCTGAAGAAGGTCAAAGGGTTGCACTCAGCAGACGTGTTGGAGCTAGATGGAGGTTAATTGGATATGGTATCATCAAATGA